The genome window TTCAACCTGCATCTTCCATCTCCTTGATTATCTGTTTTGCTGCCCGGACCGGATCCGTGGCCGCGATAATCGGCCGGCCAACAACGATATAATCAGCACCGGCGCGGATTGCTTGACCCGCGGTCATGGTCCGTACTTGGTCATCGACCATCTCGTTCGGAGACCGAATCCCAGGCGTGATGACCAGAAAATCCTTACCGCAATTTTCTTTTATCCTTGATATCTCCTGGGGCGAGGCAACAACTCCATCCAGACCCGCACTCTGGGCAAGACGGGCAAGGAAGATAACCTGCTCTTCAATCGTTCTTTTTACCTCGCCGAATAAATCCTTAAAATATGCCTCATCGATGCTGGTCAAGACCGTTATCCCTAAAAGTTTGGGGCGGGGAATTTTTTTGATATCCGAGACGATCGAAACCGCCTTTACCGCCTCTTCCATCATCCCGAATCCGCCGCTGGTATGCATGGTCAACATATCCACTCCCAGTTCCATCGCCCCTTCGCAGGCCCGGGCAACGGTATTGGGAATATCGTGATACTTTAAATCGAGCATTACCTTCAAACGCCGGCTTTTTAAAAACCGGACCAGTTCCGGACCAAAGCAGGTAAAAGGGATCGCCCCGACCTTGAAATATTCAACCAATCCCTGTAATTTATCAACGAGCAGTTTGATTTTGTTCAGATCATTGGAATCCAATGCCACAATCAACCTTTCCTTCATAAATCCCCCTTTAAATCAAACACTCTTATTTTGCAACAAAACTTCAAGTTCTTTAATAATCTGCAAGGGCGCATAGGGGTCGCGTAATAGTGCGGTGCCCACTGCCACAGCCGAGGCCCCGGCAAGTAAGAACTCATAAGCATCCCGGCCGGTCATGATCCCACCCATTCCAATGAGCGGAACCTTTAAATCTTTCAGGCGATGGAGACAGTACAATGCGAAAGGTTTGATCGCAGGTCCAGAGAGACCTCCGGTGATTATCGGTTTTTTTCTCTTGATGTCAAATGCCATGCCAAATATGGTATTGATTAACGAAAGGCCATCGGCACCCGCATCCACACAGGCTTTACCGATTTTCAGTGGGTCACAGAAGTTGGCAGTGAGTTTAACGATTATTGGCCGGCGGGTCCGTTTGCGCACCATCCGGACGATCTTACCTACCATCTTGGGATCCTGTCCGAATAATACCCCTCCTTCCTTGACATTCGGGCATGAGACATTCAACTCAAAACCGGTCACACCCTCGCCAATCTCTTCCACAATCTGGGCATACTCATCAATAGTAAATCCAGCCACATTCACAAATATTCGGTTGTTTAACTTTTTCAAACGGGGGAGGATGGAATTACAGAATTCTTTTACGCCTGGATTTTCCAGTCCCACCGAATTGATAATGCCTGCGGGTGTCTCGTAAATCCGAGGTGGGGGATTACCGACGCGGGGTTTCAGGGTGATCCCTTTGGTGAATATTGCTCCCACCCCACGGGTGACGCTCTTGTATTTCAAACCAAAGCCAAAAACGCCCGAGGCAATAAAGACCGGATTTTTAAACTTAATATCAAATATCTCCACCATCAAACTCAATCCCCTTCAGTTCAAATACCGGTCCATCCTCACAGATTCTTTGGTATCGGCCATAATACTTTATTGCACAGCCCAGACATAGGCCACAGCCGCAACCCAAAAAATCCTCACAGAAGGCATAAATCGGAAATCCCAAATTTAACTTCTGCAATTCCTTAAGCATTGCCTTAGGTCCGCAGGCATATCCTATTTCATACACTGTTAGATTAAGCTCCGACAGCACCGATAGTGCTGTCCCGCTTTTTTTGCCCCCGGTTTCGGTGATGAATATTACATTAGAAGTTAATTTTTCGATTTCATCCTTTAACACAAGTGCTGAGGGATTTCGGGCACCATAGACAAAGGTAAAATCAATCCATGCACGCTTTAACCTTTTCGCCAAAAAGAACAACGGTGCTACTCCGATGCCCCCGGCAATGAGCAGACTATTTTTATTCTCTATCTTTAAACGCCGTCCCAAAGGACCGTAGACGATAAGTTCTTCTCCAACTTTCTTTTTGCTCAGCAGTTCTGTTCCTTTGCCCACCACTTTTATCACCATCGATACCCGTGTTTTTTCATAGTCCGCAATGCTGATGGGACGATTCAAAAGCGGATCAAAGGTCTCGTTTATGCGCACCTGAAAAAACTGTCCAGGTGTTGGATGCAATCCCGGGAGATTAAACTCCAAAGAAAAAATATCCGCGCTCAACCATTCTTTTTTTAAAATTTTAACCGTGTGCTTGATCATTATTTATTCAATAGATTTTGCACCGCCCTGGCATATTCGGTCTCGGGGTAACGTTTTAAAAGTTCGTCCCCAAGCATCTGTGCCTGCTGGGCGTCTTTGAGCATCATTTTGGTGATCCAGAAATGGGCATAAAGGGCTTTGGGTGCCCATTGACTCTTCGGGTATTTCCTGTAAACATTCTCATAGTACAACAGTGCCTTGGGGATATCTTTTACCTCTACAAAATACAATTCAGCCAAGGCAAACTGCGCCTTATCAAGATCTGTAGTCTGATTCCTTAATTCTCTTATCTTTTTTAAAATCTCCGATTTCTTCTTAGCGTTATTAAACAGTTCTCCGGTTGCTTTGGGAAGAAGTGAATCATAATAAGCAATTGCCAATTCCAGGCTATCTTCTTTTTCTGCAAGTTCTGCTAAGGCTGAATAGGCTTTCGCCACGTACTCGGATTGGGGTAGCTCTCGGACCTCCAAATACACCTGCTTTGCATTGGATATCTCTCCAATCCGTTTATACAAATCTGCTAAGAGCAAACGGAATTCTGGATCAGTTTCGGCTTCCAGAAAATTTCTCAACTCTTCATACTGTCCCATTTCTAAGTAGATCCGGGCAATCTTCAATTTTATCAACCTTCTTTGTTCTGGTGTCGGCTCAATATTCTCCATCTCCCGAAAAGTCTTTAATGCCGATTCGTATTCTTTGAGCTGGTATTCACATTCCCCCAGTATATTCAGAATCATCAGGCGTTCCCGGCGCACCATCTTTTCCTCTTTCAATTTCCGTGCGACATTGATTAAATCCCGGTAATTTCCATCGCGATAATAGGCATAACAGAGCATCACCGCTGCTTTCTTACGATAACTTTTGTAATTTCCTGCTTCTTTCAAAGCGATGATGGCCTTGCTCAACTCTTCTTTTTTATAATAGGAAAGTCCGATGTAGTACATAGCATCGTCATAAAATTTAGAACGGGGGAAATTGTTCGTGAGAAACTCCAGCTTTTCCAATGCCCGGTTATAATCGCCTTTGAAATAGTAGGCAACGCCCATCATAAAAAGGGCATCATCTACATACTGGGATTCGGGATATTTCACAATCACCGCCGCACACTTCTCAATCGCCTTATCAAAAGGCTCAATATCATATTTCAGCGTATCATCCTTGACGACCTTCATCCCCTGCTGGAAATAGTTCTGGGCATTGTAGAAGGTATTAAAATAGGCACAACCGATGAACAGGAAAAGAATGAATACTACTGATTTTTTCTCCATTCTGAGATTCGATCAGGAAAAATTAGCGGGCAATTCCTACTTGGACATCCCGGAACCGGGCTGGCGCCGTAGCATGTCCGACGAACATCGTCTGCCCGGGCTCGCCTTTACCACAATTGGGCACACCATAAAGATGCCAGTAATTCTTGTTGGCAATTGCATCACATTTATTCCAGAACTGCGGGGTGATATCCGCATAAGTCGGATTTTTATAAACCTCGGTCAATTTTCCATGTTCAATTTTTCGGGCAAGTTCACAGCCAAACTGGAAGTTCAATCTTTTATCATCTATCGACCAGGATTTATTGGTGGTCATAAAAATGCCTTCTTCGGTATCAGCAATCATATCCTCAAGTTTCCATTCCCCGGGTAAAAGATTGATGTTGGTCATCCGAATTAACGGTATTCTATTCCAACCATCGGCCCGCATATTACCACTTGATTGGGCATTGATCACTGTTGCAGTCTCCCGGGAACTCTGATAACCAACGAATATTCCATTTTTTATCAGATAGACTTTCTGTGCCGGGACGCCTTCATCATCCCAGCCAAAGGTACCCAACCCTCCAGGAATTGTGGCATCAGCCACGATGTTCACGATCTCCGAACCATATTTCAAGTTATTTAATTTTTCTGGGGTCATAAAAGAAGTCCCGGCATAAGAAGCCTCGGTGCCCAAGACCCGGTCCAATTCCGTGGGATGTCCACAGGATTCGTGCACCTGGAGTACCATCTGATTAGAATCGAGAATCACAGTCGTGCGCATCGCTGGACAGGGTGGGGCACTTAATAACATTACCGCCTCTTCTCGCACTCGTTCGGAATTCTCAACCAGTTTCAGGTTCTTTATGAATTCATAGCCCGCCTGACCATAGTCATCATAAGAGCGGATCTGCAATTCATCCTGGTCCTGAGCAAATGCTTTGATACCTCCGCCCACATAGGTGAATTCTTGGACGATCTTAGAACCTTCGGTGGAAAAGAAACGAACCTTTACCCGGCGGCAGGAGAGAAAAGAAGTCCGATTTTTGATCTTTGCATTTGCACCGAGTATCTTATCACATTTTAACAAAAGGTCGATCTTCTCCTGTAACGAAACTTTGAATGGATCAATCTTCAGCTCAGTCCGATATGTCCCTTTTTGGGGTTCAAGGGGACTTAATCTTACAGGTGCACCCTTTACCCGGGCAGAGGCCTCGGCAATCCGGATTGCATCCCGGGTAACC of candidate division WOR-3 bacterium contains these proteins:
- a CDS encoding TldD/PmbA family protein, encoding MEKLLKDIIDILKLKKVTYGDVRLVEEETESIMVKNGIIEALTHTFDMGFGVRVLKDNAWGFASSNLLNKAEAQRVTRDAIRIAEASARVKGAPVRLSPLEPQKGTYRTELKIDPFKVSLQEKIDLLLKCDKILGANAKIKNRTSFLSCRRVKVRFFSTEGSKIVQEFTYVGGGIKAFAQDQDELQIRSYDDYGQAGYEFIKNLKLVENSERVREEAVMLLSAPPCPAMRTTVILDSNQMVLQVHESCGHPTELDRVLGTEASYAGTSFMTPEKLNNLKYGSEIVNIVADATIPGGLGTFGWDDEGVPAQKVYLIKNGIFVGYQSSRETATVINAQSSGNMRADGWNRIPLIRMTNINLLPGEWKLEDMIADTEEGIFMTTNKSWSIDDKRLNFQFGCELARKIEHGKLTEVYKNPTYADITPQFWNKCDAIANKNYWHLYGVPNCGKGEPGQTMFVGHATAPARFRDVQVGIAR
- a CDS encoding dihydroorotate dehydrogenase, which codes for MVEIFDIKFKNPVFIASGVFGFGLKYKSVTRGVGAIFTKGITLKPRVGNPPPRIYETPAGIINSVGLENPGVKEFCNSILPRLKKLNNRIFVNVAGFTIDEYAQIVEEIGEGVTGFELNVSCPNVKEGGVLFGQDPKMVGKIVRMVRKRTRRPIIVKLTANFCDPLKIGKACVDAGADGLSLINTIFGMAFDIKRKKPIITGGLSGPAIKPFALYCLHRLKDLKVPLIGMGGIMTGRDAYEFLLAGASAVAVGTALLRDPYAPLQIIKELEVLLQNKSV
- the pyrF gene encoding orotidine-5'-phosphate decarboxylase, coding for MKERLIVALDSNDLNKIKLLVDKLQGLVEYFKVGAIPFTCFGPELVRFLKSRRLKVMLDLKYHDIPNTVARACEGAMELGVDMLTMHTSGGFGMMEEAVKAVSIVSDIKKIPRPKLLGITVLTSIDEAYFKDLFGEVKRTIEEQVIFLARLAQSAGLDGVVASPQEISRIKENCGKDFLVITPGIRSPNEMVDDQVRTMTAGQAIRAGADYIVVGRPIIAATDPVRAAKQIIKEMEDAG
- a CDS encoding FAD-binding oxidoreductase — encoded protein: MIKHTVKILKKEWLSADIFSLEFNLPGLHPTPGQFFQVRINETFDPLLNRPISIADYEKTRVSMVIKVVGKGTELLSKKKVGEELIVYGPLGRRLKIENKNSLLIAGGIGVAPLFFLAKRLKRAWIDFTFVYGARNPSALVLKDEIEKLTSNVIFITETGGKKSGTALSVLSELNLTVYEIGYACGPKAMLKELQKLNLGFPIYAFCEDFLGCGCGLCLGCAIKYYGRYQRICEDGPVFELKGIEFDGGDI
- a CDS encoding tetratricopeptide repeat protein, giving the protein MEKKSVVFILFLFIGCAYFNTFYNAQNYFQQGMKVVKDDTLKYDIEPFDKAIEKCAAVIVKYPESQYVDDALFMMGVAYYFKGDYNRALEKLEFLTNNFPRSKFYDDAMYYIGLSYYKKEELSKAIIALKEAGNYKSYRKKAAVMLCYAYYRDGNYRDLINVARKLKEEKMVRRERLMILNILGECEYQLKEYESALKTFREMENIEPTPEQRRLIKLKIARIYLEMGQYEELRNFLEAETDPEFRLLLADLYKRIGEISNAKQVYLEVRELPQSEYVAKAYSALAELAEKEDSLELAIAYYDSLLPKATGELFNNAKKKSEILKKIRELRNQTTDLDKAQFALAELYFVEVKDIPKALLYYENVYRKYPKSQWAPKALYAHFWITKMMLKDAQQAQMLGDELLKRYPETEYARAVQNLLNK